A stretch of the Clarias gariepinus isolate MV-2021 ecotype Netherlands chromosome 26, CGAR_prim_01v2, whole genome shotgun sequence genome encodes the following:
- the stag1b gene encoding cohesin subunit SA-1 isoform X5: MINSEFPVLQDSSNESGQGDTVSLSLSVSELEDTGEGKGKKKRGRPGRPPAASKKARKSPVDKGGRRPNGMAQHNGDGGDPTTLFEVVKLGKSAMQSVVDDWIESYKQDRDMALLDLINFFIQCSGCKGTVRIEMFRNMQNAEIIRKMTEEFDEDSGDYPLTIAGPQWKKFRYNFCEFIGVLIRQCQYSIIYDEYMMDTVISLLTGLSDSQVRAFRHTSTLAAMKLMTALVNVALNLSINQDNTQRQYEAERNKVAGKRATDKLELLLEKRKELQENQDEIENMMNSIFKGIFVHRYRDAIAEIRAICIEEIGVWMKLYSDAFLNDSYLKYVGWTLHDRQGEVRLKCLKALQTLYTNRGLFPKLELFTNRFKDRIVSMTLDKEYDVAVEAIRLVTLILHGSEDALSNEDCENVYHLVYSAHRPVAVAAGEFLHRKLFSRHDPQAEEALAKRRGRNSPNGNLIRMLVLFFLESELHEHAAYLVDSLWDSSQELLKDWDCMIELLLEEPVQGEEVLGDRHESALIELMVCTIRQAAEAHPPVGRGTGKRVLTAKEKKTQIDDKNKLTEHFIIALPMLLSKYQADAEKVANLLQIPQYFDLEVYSSGRMEKHLDALLKQIKLVVEKHTETEVLEACSKTYSILCSEEYTIMNRVDIARSQLIDELSDRFNHSVEDLLQEGDEADDDDIYSVLSSLKKLTAFHNAHDLTKWDLFKNCYRLLKMGIEQGSMPEQIAVQALQCSHYSILWQLVRITEGSPSKDDLLALRRVVKSFLAVCQQCLSNVNTPVKEQAFMLLCDLLMIFSHQLTTGSREALQPLVFNPDNTLQSELLSFVLDHVFIDQDDENQSMEGDEEDEANKIEALHKRRNLLAAFSKLIIYDIVDMPAAADIFKHYMKYYNDYGDIIKETLSKTRQTDKIQCAKTLILSLQQLFNELVQDQGPNLDRTSSHVSGIKELARRFALTFGLDQIKTREAVATLHKDGIDFAFKFPNPKGAEYPPPNLAFLEVLCEFSSKLLRQDKKTVHSYLEKFMTEYMMERREDVWLPLIAYRNSLLTGGDEDRMSVTTGSTTSRASTVRSKRGRPPLHKKRTDDESVDGSWVMRNDTIQTPGALQTPQLTSTVLRENPRQAAEHVPDQDSSEPGSEPDYIHNPQMQMSWLDQQKMEEVNRKERGGMNYMKARSGGVRQQVRGLMEDDAEPIFEDVMMSSRGQLEDMNEEFEDTMVIDLPPSRNRRERAELRPDFFDSTAIIEDDSGFGMQMF, from the exons ATGATTAACTCAGAGTTCCCCGTGTTACA GGACTCATCTAATGAGTCTGGACAGGGAGACACGGTGAGTCTGAGTCTAAGTGTCAGTGAGCTGGAGGACACCGGAGAGGGAAAAGGGAAGAAGAAGAGAGGACGGCCAGGGAGACCCCCG GCAGCCAGTAAGAAAGCTCGTAAGTCTCCAGTAGACAAGGGGGGCAGGAGGCCGAATGGCATGGCACAGCACAACGGAGATGGAGGAGATCCCACTACACTGTTCGAGGTGGTCAAACTGGGAAAGAGCGCCATGCAG TCGGTTGTCGATGACTGGATCGAGTCGTACAAACAGGACCGGGATATGGCTCTTCTGGATCTCATCAACTTCTTTATACAGTGTTCTGGGTGTAAAG GTACTGTAAGAATCGAGATGTTTAGAAACATGCAGAATGCGGAAATTATCCGGAAGATGACGGAGGAATTTGATGAG GATAGCGGTGATTACCCGCTCACCATCGCCGGGCCTCAGTGGAAGAAGTTCCGCTATAACTTCTGTGAGTTCATCGGGGTTCTGATCCGGCAGTGTCAGTACAGCATCATCTACGACGAGTACATGATGGACACCGTCATCTCTCTCCTCACCGGCCTGTCTGACTCTCAGGTCAGGGCCTTCAGACACACCTCCACCCTCGCAG CAATGAAGCTGATGACGGCGCTGGTGAACGTGGCTCTGAACCTCAGCATCAACCAGGACAACACACAGAGACAGTATGAGGCCGAGCGTAACAAGGTCGCTGGGAAAAGAGCCACAGACAAGCTGGAGCTGCTGCTGGAGAAGAGGAAGGAG CTGCAAGAGAACCAGGATGAGATTGAGAACATGATGAACTCCATCTTCAAAGGCATTTTCGTTCATCGCTACAG agATGCGATTGCGGAGATCAGAGCTATCTGCATCGAGGAGATCGGCGTGTGGATGAAGCTGTACAGCGACGCCTTTCTCAATGACAGCTATCTAAAGTATGTGGGCTGGACGTTACACGACCGG CAAGGAGAAGTCCGACTCAAGTGTCTCAAAGCGCTTCAGACGCTCTACACGAACCGAGGCCTTTTCCCCAAACTCGAGCTCTTCACCAATCGCTTTAAG GACCGGATCGTGTCCATGACTCTGGATAAAGAGTACGATGTAGCAGTGGAAGCTATCCGGCTCGTCACTCTGATCCTACA tggTAGTGAGGACGCTCTCTCTAATGAAGACTGTGAGAACGTCTATCACCTGGTCTACTCCGCTCATCGGCCTGTTGCTGTGGCCGCGGGAGAATTCCTCCACAGGAA GTTGTTCAGTCGACACGACCCGCAGGCAGAGGAGGCTCTGGCCAAACGCCGTGGCAGGAACAGCCCTAACGGTAACCTCATCAGGATGCTGGTGCTCTTCTTTCTCGAGAGTGAG cTTCATGAGCATGCAGCGTATCTAGTGGACAGTCTGTGGGACAGTTCTCAGGAGCTGCTGAAGGACTGGGACTGTATGATCGAGCTGCTGCTGGAGGAACCTGTACAGGGAGAGGAAG tGCTgggagacagacacgagagcgCTTTGATTGAGCTAATGGTGTGCACCATCAGACAGGCGGCAGAGGCTCACCCCCCTGTGGGCCGAGGGACGGGGAAGAGG GTTCTCACTGCTAAAGAGAAGAAAACTCAGATTGATGATAAGAACAAACTGACCGAGCACTTCATCATCGCTTTGCCAATGCTGCTGTCAAAG TACCAGGCGGATGCTGAGAAGGTGGCTAACCTCCTGCAGATTCCTCAGTATTTCGACCTCGAGGTGTACAGCTCCGGCCGGATGGAGAAG CATCTGGACGCCCTGCTGAAGCAGATCAAGCTGGTGGTGGAGAAGCACACGGAGACGGAGGTCCTGGAGGCGTGCAGTAAGACCTACAGCATCCTGTGCAGTGAGGAGTACACCATCATGAACCGCGTGGACATTGCACGCAGCCAGCTCATCGATGAGCTCTCGGACCGCTTCAACCACTCGGTGGAGGACCTGCTGCAggag GGTGATGaagctgatgatgatgacatcTACAGCGTTCTCTCGTCCCTGAAGAAACTCACTGCTTTCCACAA CGCTCACGACCTGACCAAGTGGGACCTCTTTAAAAACTGCTACCGGCTGCTGAAGATGGGGATCGAGCAGGGCTCCATGCcagagcag ATTGCAGTGCAGGCTCTTCAGTGTTCTCATTACTCTATCCTGTGGCAGCTGGTGCGCATCACTGAGGGTTCTCCTTCCAAG GATGACCTCCTAGCTCTGAGGAGAGTGGTGAAGTCGTTTCTGGCTGTGTGTCAGCAGTGTCTGTCGAATGTCAACACTCCTGTTAAAGAACAG gCGTTCATGCTGCTATGTGATCTCCTGATGATCTTCAGTCACCAGCTGACCACGGGGAGTAGAGAGGCCCTGCAGCCGCTGGTGTttaatccagacaacacgcTGCAGAGTGAGCTGCTCAGCTTCGTCCTCGATCACGTCTTCATCGACCAGGACGACGAGAACCAGAGCATGG agggTGATGAGGAAGATGAAGCTAATAAAATCGAGGCTTTACACAAGAGGAGGAATCTGCTGGCAGCCTTCAGTAAGCTCATCATTTACGATATCGTGGACATGCCCGCTGCAGCAGACATCTTTAAACACTATATGAAG tatTATAATGACTACGGTGACATCATCAAGGAGACGCTGAGTAAGACCAGACAGACGGATAAGATCCAGTGTGCCAAGACTCTCATACTCAGTTTACAGCAG ctctttAATGAGCTCGTGCAGGATCAGGGGCCAAACTTGGACCGAACCTCCTCCCATGTGAGTGGGATTAAAGAGCTGGCTCGGAGGTTTGCGCTGACGTTTGGACTGGACCAAATCAAAACCAGAGAGGCTGTAGCGACGTTACACAA GGATGGAATCGATTTTGCGTTCAAGTTCCCGAACCCTAAAGGAGCGGAATATCCCCCCCCCAACCTGGCGTTCCTGGAAGTGTTGTGCGAGTTCTCTTCTAAACTCCTCCGGCAGGATAAAAAGACTGT CCACTCGTACCTGGAGAAGTTTATGACGGAGTACATGATGGAGCGGAGGGAGGACGTGTGGTTGCCGCTGATCGCCTACAGGAACTCTCTGCTGACGGGAGGTGACGAGGACCGCATGTCAGTGACGACGGGCAGCACCACAAGCCGGGCCAGCACCGTGCGCAGCAAAAGGGGCAGACCGCCGCTACACAAGAAACGCACAGACG ACGAGAGTGTGGACGGCTCTTGGGTGATGCGTAATGACACCATCCAGACTCCCGGAGCTCTGCAGACGCCACAGCTCACCTCTACGGTGCTGAGGGAGAACCCACGGCAAGCAGCGGAGCACGTCCCCGACCAGGACTCGTCTGAGCCCGGCTCTGAACCCGACTACATCCACAA tccaCAGATGCAGATGTCATGGCTGGACCAGCAGAAGATGGAGGAGGTGAACCggaaagagagaggaggaatGAATTACATGAAGGCACGGAGTGGAGGCGTACGGCAGCAAGT ACGGGGTTTAATGGAGGATGACGCCGAGCCCATCTTCGAGGATGTGATGATGTCATCGCGTGGACAGTTGGAGGACATGAACGAGGAGTTTGAGGACACCATGGTGATAGATCTG CCCCCATCGAGAAACAGACGCGAGAGAGCCGAGCTCAGACCGGACTTTTTCGACTCTACGGCGATTATCGAAGACGATTCG GGATTTGGGATGCAGATGTTTTGA